The Candidatus Lokiarchaeota archaeon genome includes a region encoding these proteins:
- a CDS encoding Ni/Fe hydrogenase subunit alpha has translation MTTENIDIKHIARVEGHGSLYVTTKDKELVDVKMSVDEGARLFEAFLKGREFTEVPEIACRICAICSASHRVVSTKAVEKAIGIEVNEDVVDLRRLLVWGEYIESHILHALYLALPDYIGHESVISAAGEYPDVVKIALKLKKLGNDLQILAGGREVHQVTPMVGGFSSYPTKDRLRELKQEILDAREDLQTCVDLWATLEEPEFERETDYLAIRRDDEYALVDGDLATLDGLRAPVEDYKKHIQERVPDYSYAKAGVRNSHGFFVGALARLNINEEHLLPFAKSALETLEIDLPSYNTFLNNAAQLVETAQVFEMAENTIDKLLESDMEWYEPEVEPKAGTGTHITEAPRGTLVHSYEFDEDGLLTYADIITPTAMNYTNLEEDVRELYPSINNQDRSGIEFMLNRLIRAYDPCISCSCHLSTVD, from the coding sequence ATGACAACCGAAAATATTGATATCAAGCATATTGCCCGAGTTGAAGGGCATGGCTCATTGTATGTGACTACTAAAGACAAGGAACTCGTCGATGTTAAAATGTCAGTCGATGAAGGAGCCAGGCTTTTTGAAGCCTTTCTGAAAGGCCGAGAATTCACAGAAGTACCCGAAATAGCCTGTAGGATTTGTGCAATTTGTAGCGCATCACACAGAGTAGTTTCAACCAAAGCCGTAGAAAAGGCGATAGGCATCGAGGTGAACGAAGATGTTGTAGATCTTCGACGGCTTCTGGTCTGGGGTGAGTATATTGAAAGCCACATTTTACACGCACTGTACTTGGCTTTGCCAGACTACATCGGTCATGAAAGCGTGATTTCTGCAGCTGGCGAATATCCTGATGTTGTCAAGATTGCGCTCAAGCTGAAGAAGCTAGGAAACGACCTTCAAATTCTTGCGGGCGGCCGTGAGGTTCATCAAGTAACTCCTATGGTTGGAGGTTTCAGTAGCTACCCAACAAAGGACCGTTTGAGAGAATTGAAGCAAGAGATTCTTGACGCACGCGAGGATCTGCAAACTTGTGTCGACCTCTGGGCTACACTAGAAGAGCCTGAGTTCGAACGAGAAACAGACTATCTCGCAATCAGAAGAGATGATGAATACGCTCTGGTCGATGGTGACTTGGCAACTCTAGATGGACTTCGAGCACCTGTCGAGGACTACAAGAAACACATCCAAGAGCGTGTACCCGACTACAGCTATGCAAAAGCTGGTGTTCGCAACAGCCATGGTTTCTTCGTCGGTGCTTTAGCTAGACTGAACATAAATGAGGAACATTTGTTGCCCTTTGCGAAGTCTGCTTTGGAGACCTTGGAAATTGACCTACCGAGCTACAACACGTTTCTGAACAACGCGGCTCAACTGGTGGAAACTGCACAAGTATTCGAAATGGCCGAGAATACCATCGACAAGCTTCTTGAAAGCGATATGGAATGGTACGAACCTGAAGTAGAACCCAAAGCAGGAACTGGAACTCATATCACCGAGGCACCGAGAGGTACTTTGGTTCATTCCTATGAGTTCGATGAGGATGGTCTTTTGACTTACGCTGATATCATCACGCCAACTGCTATGAACTACACCAATCTAGAGGAAGACGTGCGGGAGCTCTACCCCTCTATCAACAATCAGGACCGTTCTGGTATAGAATTCATGCTGAACCGCCTCATTCGGGCATATGATCCCTGCATCAGTTGCTCTTGCCATCTCTCAACAGTAGACTAG
- a CDS encoding response regulator, with translation MNSVFHDTGTRPTVWQECKVMKMVKRVMVVDDEPAVPSVVETYLRTYLDDFQLIPATDGHEAIRATEDLLDEGNSPDVVLMDLKMHPMNGIECTKALVEKGIEDIYILTAYVDSDMISEALDAGAKGIMNKADGYRDIARRAADIVRG, from the coding sequence GTGAATAGTGTATTCCATGACACAGGAACTAGGCCTACTGTTTGGCAAGAGTGCAAAGTGATGAAAATGGTAAAGCGCGTCATGGTAGTAGATGATGAACCCGCCGTGCCCTCAGTTGTGGAAACGTATCTACGAACCTATCTTGATGATTTTCAGTTGATTCCGGCTACAGATGGACATGAAGCCATTAGAGCAACTGAAGATCTCCTGGATGAAGGCAATTCACCAGATGTTGTGCTTATGGATTTGAAAATGCATCCTATGAACGGTATTGAGTGTACCAAGGCCCTTGTGGAAAAAGGAATTGAGGATATCTATATCCTTACCGCATACGTTGACTCCGATATGATTTCTGAGGCTTTGGATGCAGGCGCAAAGGGCATCATGAACAAGGCTGATGGCTACCGTGATATCGCACGCAGAGCCGCTGATATCGTCCGTGGTTAG
- a CDS encoding cytidine deaminase translates to MVTNSQLIKEAASVISTKQVGEFTIGNVGSALITAKGSIYRGVCIDTSSSMGFCAEHNAIGSMITAGEYRIAKIVAVYQDEQGGVYILSPCGRCREFMYQIDKENLETQVVLDAESVVPLRELLPYHDWYKKIEP, encoded by the coding sequence ATGGTAACTAACTCACAGCTCATCAAAGAAGCAGCTTCTGTTATCAGTACGAAGCAGGTTGGGGAGTTCACGATTGGGAACGTCGGAAGTGCACTGATTACTGCAAAAGGGTCCATCTACAGGGGTGTTTGCATCGACACAAGCTCAAGCATGGGATTCTGTGCTGAGCATAACGCCATCGGATCTATGATTACTGCAGGCGAATACCGTATCGCGAAAATTGTTGCAGTTTACCAGGATGAGCAGGGTGGAGTGTACATTCTTTCTCCATGTGGCCGCTGTCGAGAATTCATGTATCAAATCGACAAAGAAAATCTCGAAACCCAAGTTGTTCTCGATGCGGAGTCTGTAGTCCCACTGAGAGAATTATTACCATATCATGACTGGTACAAGAAAATCGAACCATGA
- a CDS encoding transcription initiation factor IIB: MASNTKSAEERRKRSAEFTCPECGGHDVVQDLEKGERICATCGLVVSDHRIDKGPDWRAFTTEERNARARAGAPTNYTIHDKGLSTMIDWRDRDSSGKRFSAKKRAQIYRLRKWQIRTRVHSSVDRNLAQAMTELDRLTSQLGLKKSIKELAALLYRKLIVKRLVRSRSIDAMVGAAIYAACRLREAPRSLEEISDHSRVSKKKIGKHYRLLVRKLKLKMPISTPSNYVPRFITELDLPGHVQEKVLEILNAAQQKKRLITGRDPRGLAAAAIYIASIVTDNRVTQRDIASAAGVTEVTVRNRYKELVDELNIRMTP; this comes from the coding sequence ATGGCATCCAATACCAAATCAGCAGAAGAGAGAAGAAAGAGGTCAGCTGAATTCACCTGTCCAGAGTGTGGAGGACATGATGTGGTGCAGGACTTAGAGAAAGGTGAACGTATTTGCGCAACATGCGGCCTTGTAGTCAGCGATCATAGAATTGACAAGGGCCCGGACTGGCGAGCTTTCACTACAGAAGAACGGAACGCCAGAGCACGGGCTGGAGCTCCCACGAACTACACAATACACGACAAAGGGCTCAGCACGATGATTGACTGGCGCGACCGTGATTCCTCAGGAAAACGGTTCTCAGCCAAGAAACGAGCGCAGATCTACAGGCTCAGGAAATGGCAGATCCGGACCAGAGTACACAGCTCAGTGGACCGAAACCTTGCCCAGGCTATGACCGAGCTTGATAGGCTAACTTCACAGCTTGGTCTCAAGAAAAGCATCAAAGAGCTTGCGGCGCTCCTGTACAGGAAGCTTATCGTGAAACGGCTCGTGAGGAGCAGGTCTATCGACGCCATGGTTGGAGCTGCAATCTACGCAGCCTGTAGATTGAGAGAGGCACCACGGTCGCTTGAGGAGATTTCGGACCATTCACGTGTCAGCAAGAAGAAAATCGGAAAGCACTATCGTCTATTGGTTAGGAAACTCAAACTCAAGATGCCCATATCCACGCCCTCTAATTATGTCCCGCGGTTTATCACCGAGCTTGACTTACCCGGACATGTGCAGGAGAAGGTTCTCGAAATCCTTAACGCAGCACAACAGAAGAAGCGGCTTATCACAGGACGTGACCCACGAGGGTTGGCGGCTGCAGCGATCTACATCGCTTCAATCGTCACCGATAACCGTGTAACGCAACGAGATATCGCCTCTGCTGCTGGCGTGACTGAAGTGACTGTTCGGAATAGGTACAAGGAACTCGTTGATGAGCTGAACATTAGAATGACGCCATAG
- a CDS encoding NUDIX domain-containing protein, with protein MNMDHQSSPTFEDQVEELKAKFGKPQVFTFSADFLNFECDLVKRSAAKGRNHDITCFIRKDGQYVVIQKHQYAQTGIYRAPSGGAYPDEDLEDAAEREMYEETGLQVDLKKFVMDVRLEVRCPDETIPWRSLVFLAEAVNGDLHIIDDYEIYNVRLMSREEMLGSVDELMVESGWGGFEYRSFLTRSFFETLDELDDG; from the coding sequence ATGAATATGGACCATCAATCCAGCCCCACATTTGAGGATCAGGTCGAGGAACTGAAGGCGAAATTCGGTAAGCCGCAGGTATTTACATTTTCAGCCGATTTCCTGAATTTTGAGTGCGACCTCGTAAAACGAAGTGCTGCAAAAGGACGAAACCATGACATCACCTGTTTCATTCGAAAGGATGGTCAATACGTGGTGATTCAGAAACACCAATATGCTCAGACCGGCATATATCGTGCTCCTTCTGGTGGGGCCTATCCCGATGAGGATTTGGAGGATGCTGCAGAACGAGAGATGTATGAAGAGACCGGGCTCCAAGTAGATCTTAAGAAGTTCGTCATGGATGTCCGGCTCGAAGTCAGATGCCCGGATGAAACAATTCCTTGGCGTTCTTTGGTCTTCTTAGCAGAAGCCGTCAACGGCGATTTACATATCATTGACGATTATGAAATCTATAATGTGCGTCTTATGTCGAGGGAGGAAATGCTTGGATCTGTTGATGAGCTTATGGTGGAGAGCGGGTGGGGTGGGTTTGAATATCGCTCTTTCCTTACACGATCTTTCTTTGAGACCTTGGATGAACTGGATGACGGTTGA
- a CDS encoding transcription initiation factor IIB, producing the protein MGQSKKKDKKKSEEEFTCPECGGHELVEDIQKGEKICASCGLVISEHHMDRGPDWRAFTSEERESRARAGAPADYTKHDKGLSTLIDWRNRDAQGKGFSAKRRSEIYRLRRWQIRTRVHSSVERNLAQAMSELDRLASQLKLSSGIKELAAVLYRKLIIQKLIRSRSIEAMVAAAAYAACRLREAPRSLDEIARESRISRKKIGRHYRLLVEKLNLRMPISDPMNYVPRLIAELNLPGTVHEKVMEILEAAKKKHSLVTGKDPRGLAAAAIYIASIIVGDKATQREIAAAAGVTEVTVRNRYKELVDKLNITLNP; encoded by the coding sequence ATGGGCCAAAGTAAGAAAAAAGACAAGAAGAAATCCGAAGAGGAGTTCACATGTCCTGAGTGCGGCGGGCATGAGCTGGTAGAGGACATCCAGAAAGGCGAAAAAATCTGCGCATCTTGTGGCCTTGTAATAAGTGAGCATCACATGGATAGAGGCCCTGATTGGCGAGCATTTACTTCTGAAGAAAGAGAGAGCCGCGCACGGGCAGGGGCACCAGCTGATTATACCAAGCATGACAAGGGTCTTTCCACGTTAATTGACTGGAGAAACCGTGATGCGCAGGGGAAAGGCTTCTCAGCAAAGAGACGCTCGGAAATTTACAGGCTTCGAAGATGGCAGATTCGCACACGGGTACACAGCTCCGTAGAACGAAACCTAGCTCAAGCAATGAGCGAGCTTGATAGACTTGCATCACAGCTAAAGCTTAGCAGTGGTATAAAGGAACTAGCCGCCGTCCTTTACAGGAAGCTAATTATACAGAAACTAATCAGAAGCAGGTCCATTGAGGCCATGGTAGCAGCTGCCGCCTATGCCGCGTGTAGACTCAGAGAAGCTCCACGCTCGCTGGATGAAATTGCAAGAGAATCACGAATCAGTAGGAAGAAAATCGGACGGCATTATCGTCTCTTAGTCGAGAAGCTTAACTTGCGTATGCCCATAAGTGACCCGATGAATTATGTTCCGCGATTGATAGCCGAGTTGAATCTCCCAGGCACGGTTCATGAGAAGGTCATGGAAATTCTAGAAGCCGCGAAGAAAAAACACAGTCTTGTAACAGGAAAAGATCCCAGAGGTTTGGCTGCTGCAGCAATTTACATAGCTTCTATTATCGTGGGCGACAAAGCTACCCAACGAGAAATCGCGGCGGCGGCCGGAGTAACAGAAGTCACTGTTCGAAATAGATACAAGGAACTCGTAGATAAGCTCAACATAACTCTAAACCCGTAA
- the feoB gene encoding ferrous iron transport protein B, producing MTESANQQDMDNEYRDAINPRVILADERYELISEILDDVYKPGQKKWLLSDMLDEVFLHKYLGLPIFLLIMWAMFEFTFQVSEVFMAMIEAGFTYLGGLTSQIPIPWVASLVTDGIIGGVGFILVFLPPILFMYFAIALLENSGYLARAAFVMDRLMVKMGLHGKSFIPLLLGFGCTVPAVMASRTIEGKSNRFTTILISPLMSCAARLPVYVLVAGVFFPMISGTVVFSMYMLGIVMAVIMALIFKRTLFQQRASPLLMELPMYQMPTLRDTSIQTWERTVLFLKKAGTYLLLGSIILWFASSFGPAGFGVPATESFVSILGKILEPVFRPLGFTWEIVAALVFGILAKEVVVGFLGVIFAVQGQGGIGAALTSVLSPVSAVAFMIFVLLYTPCIATIGAIKKETGSTKWAAFSVAYQFLLAYGLALLTVLVGGFLFS from the coding sequence ATGACAGAGTCCGCGAATCAACAAGATATGGACAATGAATACAGGGATGCAATCAATCCGAGGGTAATTCTTGCTGATGAACGGTATGAGCTGATTTCCGAAATTCTGGACGATGTCTACAAACCAGGACAGAAGAAGTGGCTGCTTAGCGACATGCTCGATGAGGTCTTCTTGCACAAGTATCTTGGTCTACCCATATTCTTGCTAATTATGTGGGCGATGTTCGAGTTTACGTTTCAGGTGTCTGAAGTTTTCATGGCAATGATAGAAGCTGGATTCACATACCTCGGTGGTTTAACCAGCCAAATACCAATACCATGGGTTGCATCACTTGTTACGGACGGCATTATTGGGGGAGTCGGTTTCATCCTTGTCTTTCTGCCCCCCATTCTTTTCATGTATTTTGCAATCGCACTTTTAGAGAATAGTGGATACCTAGCACGTGCAGCATTCGTAATGGATAGACTCATGGTAAAAATGGGGCTTCACGGAAAGTCGTTCATACCGTTACTACTGGGTTTCGGCTGCACTGTACCTGCAGTCATGGCATCACGAACAATTGAGGGTAAATCAAACAGATTCACTACCATCCTCATAAGCCCGCTTATGTCATGCGCAGCGAGATTGCCCGTTTATGTGCTTGTGGCAGGTGTCTTCTTTCCAATGATTTCAGGCACGGTCGTGTTTTCAATGTACATGCTTGGCATTGTTATGGCGGTTATAATGGCACTCATTTTCAAGAGGACCCTTTTCCAACAGCGCGCCTCACCACTCCTGATGGAGCTTCCAATGTATCAGATGCCAACCTTGCGAGATACATCCATACAGACTTGGGAAAGAACAGTGCTGTTCCTGAAGAAAGCAGGCACGTATCTTCTTTTGGGGTCTATCATTCTATGGTTCGCATCATCTTTTGGTCCAGCAGGATTTGGAGTTCCAGCGACGGAATCATTCGTCAGTATATTAGGGAAGATCCTTGAACCAGTATTCAGACCACTAGGCTTCACCTGGGAAATCGTTGCAGCGCTGGTGTTTGGAATTCTTGCAAAAGAAGTGGTTGTAGGTTTCCTTGGTGTGATTTTTGCAGTGCAAGGCCAAGGGGGAATCGGTGCTGCCTTGACATCAGTACTAAGTCCAGTATCAGCAGTTGCCTTCATGATTTTTGTACTGCTTTATACACCCTGCATAGCCACTATTGGTGCAATCAAGAAAGAAACAGGATCAACGAAATGGGCCGCATTCTCGGTCGCGTATCAATTCTTGCTCGCCTACGGCTTGGCGTTACTTACGGTACTCGTAGGAGGTTTCCTTTTCAGCTAG